A single region of the Plasmodium malariae genome assembly, chromosome: 7 genome encodes:
- the PmUG01_07017300 gene encoding conserved Plasmodium protein, unknown function — translation MELISKKISANETSNKKRKKNIEITTNLKNNLKSLKLSERNDINYFAQNVKTTDQKDAAKKSTTKHTLKIDKALRAENAPHNKNLNVDISKYKKVFNKASVDRTVKGQQKDKEKLKKIKKKRKKKEGDGEISEVYEIEREATNVQSQQVYKINNNESMLSSTNVEEKEDIEKHHEELEKLVNIGKELKKDTNQIISELKNILNIVENPKEHNKIDGLKSKEIKILDSWYFANKLKIIPCLFEDKPLSANLLSSLYAVEPSFKNKKNKIIIYLKFVKDKYEKSLKKCSENQTEDKGEFCKNKILHVLDNSTENLKEKEYMKKLITLIKNESSYKNLKHYFSYLLTVLTVDTYDVFLEEDGLVCIKDILQSIAKKKLIKKCIALLRQILNILQKLNITLDHLKNTLIGIPINFISRNKIDKKNKLDYVTDNEQIRNIAKELIDKWKLVRDKALSEKNVDSENKELKINVGENMTNEIDNIEHENIPQNNICNNSDNTEKVKSSSNDMSTNNLNSAEEITIANKTKTIDIDLRNNICDIETNNITVMNKTKSLNLKNVDKGTENVKGSPNTFKLNQNCTKNALKKDNKKKMDKSNESKNIMLEIIDTLNEEYEKKKKRHLEYKKAKIEGKIKKFSALKNTSEISKNDNLLTDIAKIKMVPVNSTLNKSLHMNDFPKQHHHNQHHLNSNFSEIRNLMKNYNINEALKTEASSMTLSASPYEKKNENYDIPNTNIKNRNVNELLKESYTNNSTQRNETNLNRNVQSQKMTKNREQLVDKHVYYNKYNTHDGTNILNNTYTENEIYINNNNNSTSMNYNLNHLKKKRVFSKYPYATSEDDLHDNYWSAHNYKMKTDGIHFSDNMGNEVAEENFSKFSSSGKNGLSEKNSLDNNNFQNATEHTKNDFTFKGTNINQGKTVQFSNDDLSMHSYDTGSYDINSMKENKKLSDDNLIKDPFEYYPINCDDNNNNKNGRNNSNVPINNFKDQNNSSSIRNSSSRTSGKNTSVLGSLENSFMNLLSYNSMPQNERDVKYNNIPNLNEKNKNDVLNLLNKNSFSDTIIRTSQNLNVPDEVNYNYSNKEKNNEYEMFNIASKYNLPNIKHMLNSSLDEIFKIYKSFENIKVNYKIAVKDIYYPERIYNDSEVIKNDIIVKFNYDKLQEKNNVSFIYLIYKNMLNMNEHMNHVSNMINSNNTPNNVPNNASRNVNTITNKEFNMLPLPELFAPANLNELKLPPLPILPNLPPSQNIIPPIIFPYNNNTNKYHEQSLNSIHIVDSTTKHDKSPSNNKPYNSLEEFINIFDEDIQKILLKNTDLVHLLMNKPDVVTKMLKGPQYINEALCSLEEELKNWNKSNLT, via the exons atggAACTTATTTCAAAGAAAATCAGTGCTAACGAAACATCAAataagaaaaggaaaaaaaatattgaaataacaacaaacttaaaaaataacttaaAAAGTCTGAAATTAAGCGAaagaaatgatataaattatttcgcacaaaatgtaaaaacaaCTGATCAAAAGGATGCtgcaaaaaaaagtacaacGAAACATACGCTAAAGATAGATAAAGCATTAAGGGCTGAAAATGCACCCCACAACAAAAATTTGAACGTTGATATTTCTAAGTACAAAAAGGTATTCAATAAAGCAAGTGTTGATAGGACTGTCAAAGGGCAACAGAAAGACAAAGAAAagttaaagaaaataaaaaaaaaaagaaaaaaaaaagaaggagaTGGGGAAATATCAGAGGTATACGAAATAGAAAGGGAAGCAACAAATGTACAATCACAACAGGTATATAAAATCAATAATAATGAGTCGATGTTGAGTTCAACGAACGTTgaggaaaaagaagatattGAGAAGCACCATGAGGAATTAGAAAAACTCGTTAACATTGGTAAGGAACTGAAGAAGGACACGAATCAAATAATTTCagaactaaaaaatattcttaatattGTAGAAAATCCAAAggaacataataaaatagatgGACTTAAGTCAAAAgagataaaaattttagatTCGTGGTATTTTGCAAATAAGCTGAAAATTATACCTTGCTTATTTGAAGACAAACCATTAAGTGCAAATCTGTTAAGCTCTTTATATGCTGTTGAAccttcttttaaaaataagaaaaataaaattattatatatttaaaatttgtgaaagataaatatgaaaagtcATTAAAGAAATGTAGTGAAAATCAAACAGAAGACAAAGGTgaattttgcaaaaataaaattctgCATGTATTAGACAATAGTAcggaaaatttaaaagaaaaagagtatatgaaaaaattaattacacTAATTAAAAACGAAAGTAgttacaaaaatttaaaacattatttCAGTTATCTTTTAACCGTTTTAACTGTTGATACATATGACGTGTTTTTAGAAGAAGATGGACTTGTATGCATTAAAGATATTTTACAGAGcattgcaaaaaaaaaactaataaaaaaatgtattgcTCTGTTAAggcaaattttaaatatattgcaaaaattaaatattactcttgatcatttaaaaaatactttaataGGTATCCCtatcaattttatttctagaaacaaaatagacaaaaaaaataagttagaCTATGTAACGGATAATGaacaaataagaaatattgcAAAGGAATTAATAGACAAATGGAAACTAGTACGTGATAAAGCATTaagtgaaaaaaatgtagataGTGAGAACAAAGAATTAAAGATAAATGTGGGCGAAAATATGACCAATGAGATAGATAATATTGAGCATGAAAATATCCcccaaaataatatttgcaACAATAGCGATAATACGGAAAAAGTTAAAAGCAGCTCTAATGATATGAGTACAAATAACCTGAATAGTGCAGAAGAAATAACTATtgcaaataaaacaaaaactaTAGATATTGATCTCAGGAACAATATTTGTGACATTGAAACAAACAATATCACAGTCATGAATAAGACGAAATctttaaatttgaaaaatgttGATAAGGGAACTGAAAATGTTAAGGGGAGTCCAAATACCTTCAAGTTAAATCAGAATTGTACAAAAAATGCTCTTAAAaaggataataaaaaaaaaatggacaaATCGaatgaaagtaaaaatatcatGCTCGAAATAATAGATACTCTAAATGAAGAATatgaaaagaagaaaaaaagacatttagaatataaaaaagcaaaaattgaaggaaagataaaaaagtttagtgctttaaaaaatacttcagaaattagcaaaaatgataatttgtTAACTGATAtagcaaaaattaaaatggtACCTGTGAATAGcacattaaataaaagtcTACACATGAATGATTTTCCCAAACAGCATCATCATAATCAACATCATTTAAATAGCAATTTTTCGGAAATTcgaaatttaatgaaaaattataatataaatgaagcATTGAAAACAGAAGCGAGTAGTATGACACTGTCAGCATCGCCATATGagaaaaagaatgaaaattatgatatacCTAATACGAATATAAAGAATAGAAATGTTAAcgaattattaaaagaatcaTATACTAATAACAGTACTCAAAGGAATGAAACCAATTTAAATAGAAATGTGCAGTCtcaaaaaatgacaaaaaataGAGAACAATTAGTAGataaacatgtatattataataaatataatacccATGATGgtacaaatattttgaataatacatatacggaaaatgaaatatatattaataataataataattccaCGTCGATGAACTATAatttaaatcatttaaaaaagaagcgTGTTTTTTCAAAGTATCCATATGCTACTAGTGAAGATGACCTACATGACAACTACTGGAGTGCGCATAActacaaaatgaaaacagATGGAATACATTTTTCTGATAATATGGGTAATGAAGTTGCTGAGgaaaattttagtaaattttcTAGCAGTGGAAAAAATGGCCTTTCCGAAAAAAATAGCcttgataataataattttcaaaatgcAACAGAACATACCAAGAATGATTTCACATTTAAAGGCACCAATATCAACCAAGGAAAAACAGTTCAATTTTCCAATGATGATCTTAGTATGCATTCCTATGACACAGGTTCATATGATATTAATTCCATGaaggaaaacaaaaagtTGAGCGatgataatttaattaaagacCCCTTTGAATACTACCCCATTAATTGTGatgataataacaataataaaaatggtaGAAATAACAGCAACGTTCCCATTAATAATTTCAAGGATCAAAACAATAGTAGCAGTATCCGTAATAGTAGTAGTCGTACTAGCGGAAAAAATACTTCTGTATTAGGTTCACTTGAAAATTCTTTTATGAATTTGTTAAGCTATAACAGTATGCCACAAAATGAAAGAGAcgtgaaatataataatatacctaatttaaatgaaaaaaataaaaacgatgttttaaatttattaaataaaaactcGTTTAGTGATACAATTATTAGGACATcacaaaatttaaatgtacCTGATGAAGTTAATTACAATTATTCCAATAAGgagaaaaataatgaatacgaaatgtttaatatagcttcaaaatataatttaccaAATATTAAGCATATGCTAAATAGTTCATTGGacgaaatttttaaaatatataaaagttttgaaaatataaaagtaaattacaaaatagcTGTAAAGGATATTTATTACCCTGAAAGGATATATAATGATAGCgaagtaataaaaaacgatataattgtaaaatttaattatgataaattacaagaaaaaaacaacgtttcttttatatatttaatatataagaatatgttaaatatgaATGAACATATGAACCATGTTTCAAATATGATCAATTCAAATAATACCCCAAATAACGTCCCAAATAACGCTTCTCGGAATGTGAATACCATTACGAATAAGGAGTTTAATATGCTACCTTTACCTGAATTATTTGCACCAGCAAATTTGAACGAACTGAAATTACCTCCTCTACCCATTTTACCAAATTTGCCGCCTTCACAGAATATTATACCTCCGATTATTTTCCCATACAATaacaatacaaataaataccATGAACAGTCATTAAATAGTATTCATATTGTAGATAGTACAACTAAGCATGATAAATCACCTTCAAATAATAAACCTTATAATTCACTGGaggaatttataaatatttttgatgaagatattcaaaaaattttgctCAAAAATACAGAC TTAGTCCATTTATTGATGAATAAGCCTGATGTTGTTACGAAAATGCTGAAGGGCCCACAGTACATTAAC GAGGCTTTGTGTTCTCTGGAGgaggaattaaaaaattggaaCAAATCGAATTTAACTTga
- the SEC27 gene encoding coatomer subunit beta, putative: protein MPLNLDIKKKLNSRIGKVKCVDIHETETWILAALYNGKLVIFDYANQNTIKNVEVTAFPLRCAKFIEKKQWIICAGDDMTLRVYNYNTFEKVKSFEDHTDYIRYIEVHQTLPYILTSADDMTIKLYDYENNFEKLCSFENHIHYVMMCKFNPKDTYIFASASLDKTIKIWGVQNNTPVVTKPHFTLTGHTKGVNCIDYSSSGETSYIISGSDDKTIRIWDYHTKQCIQVLTGHTQNVSCLIYYSNLPIIISSSEDCNVKIWNSSMFKLESTLNYNMDRCWSLSAKKTKNDLCIGYDEGLVVIQIGSDKPICTMFKNKILYIKNTDIYIINLQNVSLDEYNDGDLYKVNKKELGNCDFYPTNVSFHPSGRFICVSGHHEFNIYTSQVLRNKAYGKSDFFVWAFNGDYAIKDEGNKINIYKDFTSTHSFQVSFTITQLFGGYLLGVKSSNFICFYDWTDYSMVRKIDVNVKNVYWNESGTYVALSTEDTIYILSYLNAEGNILRDIRNSDMKNSNMVSGSMMGSNGSYNKASATGAGSVPGINGESTKNVGIDEENNFELESEINESIESGIWIYDSFLYVSTNLRLYIYTKKFIDIYAYIDKYLYICGYVYEYDRIFLHDKNYNFYSFLLPITYLQYQKSIMNKDFVSSDNLVNKIPESLYNKLSLFLEKMGYKDKALNMCTDLEKKFELSLSIGNLQLCVDIIKELEKKENNSFIHNKYQGLGDTALVYNDIPMAIYCYKKTSEFSSLLIILSTLGDKIGIEELGNMCLNNQKYNIAFICYFLLHKINKCVDILLTNNNFAYASFFARVYKPSLLPMILLKWKNYLNKMYPNSPILLLTPDENPEYFPDYEQAVKCESIFDKIKTIGSTKNYNTLKKLIDLNIMEEIKEIGHEKVEDIFLNQFNEDLEKDVQNFDMIKSFGTTQNKNKVYGSQENEKQIQKDSENVNVSTTNEFYDINDPNYNNKDFDKMEDTDFLNNSDIIDFANQEKVPPSVANADDINNSIENADYSPMDPNKEEGKGKDEDTEKFHHEEN from the coding sequence ATGCCTCTAAActtagatataaaaaaaaaactaaactCGCGTATTGGTAAAGTAAAATGCGTTGATATTCATGAAACGGAAACCTGGATTCTTGCTGCATTGTATAATGGGAAATTAGTAATATTTGATTACGCTAATCAgaatacaattaaaaatgtgGAAGTAACTGCGTTTCCTTTAAGATGTGCAAAATTTATTGAGAAAAAACAGTGGATAATATGTGCAGGTGATGACATGACATTAAGagtttataattataacacttttgaaaaagtaaaatctTTTGAAGATCATACGGattatataagatatatCGAAGTACATCAAACGTTACCTTACATATTAACAAGTGCAGATGATAtgacaataaaattatatgactatgaaaataattttgaaaaattatgttcTTTTGAGAATCACATTCATTATGTGATGATGTGTAAATTTAATCCTAaggatacatatatatttgcatcaGCTTCTTTAGATAAAACTATTAAGATATGGGGTGTGCAAAATAATACTCCAGTTGTTACGAAACCACATTTTACCTTAACAGGTCATACAAAAGGTGTAAATTGTATTGATTATTCTAGTAGTGGAGAAACATCCTATATAATAAGTGGAAGTGATGACAAAACAATACGTATATGGGATTATCATACCAAACAATGTATTCAAGTATTAACTGGTCATACACAGAATGTATCTTGTTTGATATATTATAGTAATTTACCTATTATAATTTCATCATCAGAAGATTGTAATGTTAAAATATGGAATAGTTCTATGTTTAAATTAGAAAGtacattaaattataatatggaTAGGTGTTGGTCATTAAgtgcaaaaaaaacaaaaaatgatttatgtATAGGTTATGATGAAGGGTTAGTAGTAATACAGATAGGATCCGATAAACCCATATGTACAAtgtttaaaaacaaaatactttatataaagaatacagatatatatattataaatttacaaaatgtAAGTCTTGATGAATATAATGATGGAGATTTATAtaaagttaataaaaaagaattaggAAATTGTGATTTTTATCCTACCAATGTGTCTTTTCATCCAAGTGGAAGatttatatgtgtaagtGGTCATCatgaatttaatatttatacttcTCAAGTATTAAGAAATAAAGCTTATGGAAAAAGTGATTTCTTTGTTTGGGCTTTTAATGGTGATTATGCAATTAAAGATGAgggtaataaaataaacatatataaagattTTACTTCAACCCATTCTTTTCAAGTATCTTTTACAATTACACAGTTATTTGGTGGATATTTATTAGGAGTTAAAtcttctaattttatttgtttctaTGATTGGACTGATTACAGTATGGTAAGAAAAATTGATGTTAATGTGAAAAATGTATACTGGAATGAGTCAGGGACTTATGTTGCTTTATCTACTGAAgacactatatatatattgagtTATTTGAATGCAGAAGGGAACATACTAAGGGATATCAGAAACAGTGATATGAAGAATAGTAACATGGTGAGTGGCAGTATGATGGGTAGCAACGGCAGCTACAATAAAGCATCTGCTACGGGTGCTGGTTCTGTTCCTGGCATTAATGGAGAAAGCACAAAAAATGTAGGAATAGACGAAGAAAACAATTTTGAACTTGAGAGCGAAATTAACGAATCGATTGAGAGCGGCATATGGATATACGATAGCTTTTTATACGTTTCTACGAATCTAagactatatatttatacaaagaaatttattgacatatatgcatatattgaTAAATATCTGTACATATGTggatatgtatatgaatacGACCGGATTTTTCTACATGACAAAAACTACAATTTTTATAGCTTCTTATTACCAATTACGTACTTACAATATCAAAAATCTATTATGAACAAAGATTTTGTTTCATCTGATAATTTAGTAAATAAAATCCCTGaatctttatataataaattaagtctatttttagaaaaaatgggttataaagataaagcattaaatatgtgtacagatttagaaaaaaaattcgaaCTATCTTTATCTATAGGTAATTTACAATTATGTgtagatataataaaagaattagaaaaaaaagaaaataattcttttatacataataaataccAAGGTTTAGGTGATACTGCATTAGTATATAATGATATACCTATGgctatatattgttataaaaaaacgagtgaattttcatctttattaataattttatccaCATTAGGAGATAAAATAGGTATAGAAGAATTAGGTAACATGTGTTTGAATAAtcagaaatataatattgcttttatatgttactttttattacataaaataaataaatgtgtggacattttattaactaataataattttgcatATGCTTCTTTTTTCGCAAGAGTATATAAACCTTCTTTACTACCAATGATTTtgttaaaatggaaaaattatttaaataaaatgtaccCTAATTCTCCCATTTTACTATTAACACCTGATGAAAATCCTGAATATTTCCCAGATTATGAACAAGCAGTGAAATGCGAATCCatatttgataaaattaaaacaattggaagtacaaaaaattataataccttaaaaaaattaattgatCTAAATATTATGGAAGAAATAAAGGAAATAGGACATGAAAAGGTCGAGGACATTTTTCTTAATCAGTTTAATGAGGATCTGGAAAAGGACGTTCAAAATTTTGACATGATAAAGTCATTTGGTActacacaaaataaaaataaagtgtACGGAAGccaagaaaatgaaaaacaaatacaGAAAGATTCtgaaaatgtaaatgtatcGACAACAAATGAATTTTACGATATAAATGACCCCaactataataataaagactTTGATAAAATGGAAGATActgattttttaaacaacAGTGATATAATCGACTTTGCTAATCAAGAAAAAGTGCCTCCATCTGTTGCTAACGCTGATGATATTAATAACTCAATTGAAAATGCAGATTACTCTCCTATGGATCCGAATAAAGAAGagggaaaaggaaaagatgaAGATACGGAGAAATTTCATCACGAGGAAAATTAA